The following coding sequences are from one Methanorbis rubei window:
- a CDS encoding thymidylate synthase, which translates to MKVIRAPSLGRAHELVVRYILQEGDFLRTENGEDTVETDEVCLRVETPFESPMASSSSRFREAFLESYAHNLLFGSDAVFEYDYHGRLFDWGCGFSDESGEIHTDQVRYIIEKLKENPESRRAVGVTWCPPVDGKLGDCPCLQLVQCVVRGGRLDMKVVFRSNDMLSAAGANMFALAKLQEFIAGEVGVLVGSYTHISLVPHIYFRRDAADIPPFCQKGSAFTPSEDVCRACGGCALARR; encoded by the coding sequence ATGAAGGTTATTCGTGCGCCGAGTCTGGGGCGTGCTCATGAGTTAGTTGTCCGGTATATTTTGCAGGAGGGAGACTTTCTGCGAACTGAGAACGGGGAGGATACGGTTGAGACGGATGAGGTTTGTCTGAGAGTTGAGACCCCGTTCGAGTCACCGATGGCGTCCTCCAGCTCGCGGTTTCGCGAGGCGTTTCTTGAGTCGTATGCCCACAATCTTTTGTTCGGGTCAGATGCGGTGTTTGAGTACGATTATCACGGTCGGCTGTTTGACTGGGGATGCGGGTTTTCTGATGAATCGGGGGAGATCCACACCGATCAGGTCAGGTATATTATTGAGAAGCTGAAGGAAAACCCTGAGTCACGCCGTGCGGTGGGTGTTACGTGGTGCCCACCGGTTGACGGGAAGCTTGGGGACTGTCCGTGTCTTCAACTGGTTCAGTGCGTGGTGAGAGGCGGCCGGCTTGATATGAAGGTGGTGTTCCGGAGTAATGATATGTTGTCTGCTGCGGGAGCGAATATGTTTGCTCTGGCAAAGCTTCAGGAGTTTATCGCAGGCGAGGTAGGGGTTTTGGTTGGGTCATACACGCATATTTCTCTGGTGCCGCATATTTATTTCAGACGTGATGCGGCGGATATTCCGCCGTTCTGTCAGAAAGGGTCTGCGTTTACGCCGAGCGAGGATGTCTGCCGGGCGTGCGGCGGATGTGCTCTGGCACGGCGATAA